One genomic region from Fusobacterium sp. JB019 encodes:
- a CDS encoding site-specific DNA-methyltransferase, with protein MKVEKMNGETLDITKNNIEKLKEIFPDIFTEGKIDFEALKENLGEEIETENEKYYFSWNGKEQAKKIARDPSKGTLRPAKEDSKDWDNTENLYIEGDNLEVLKLLQKSYYEQVKMIYIDPPYNTGKDFVYKDNFKDNLENYLKVTGQVDEDGDKQSTNKETEGRYHSNWLNMMYPRLKLARNLLREDGVIFISIDDNEVHNLRKICDEIFDEINFIAKFIHKNNSNKNQANLVSISCEYFLCYAKNKDELKNVCWRMEKKGAKDIVRIYEKLKKEGLSLDDILDEIKELYKRPKYAHLSRWNKIDEQGVFMDDNLSREGGAKDYTIINSETKKPCPIPPRGWAKSKDELDKLVEKKLIYFGDPKTPPRIKSYLTGEDISVPDSFWYIDNSTDTRWQKQKFGFLIFENPKAVELIRLIGEMLSDKRSIILDFFSGSATTAHAVMKLNAEDGGKRKYIMVQLQEETGEKSEAFKNGYKNICEIGKERIRRAGEQVKEEVETENQQLKLGEEPKKVPDIGFKVFKLETSNIKEWDSETEDLETSLLDFMDNLKSDRTSLDIVYEVLLKYGLPLDSKIKDKGKFYSVAGGTLRINLDKVIDDDTIKAICDDYRKTLEIDEDHKTTVVLRETSFRDSVEKTNKKHELEQAGIKEIIII; from the coding sequence ATGAAGGTTGAGAAAATGAATGGAGAAACGCTAGATATAACAAAAAATAATATAGAAAAATTAAAGGAAATTTTTCCAGATATATTTACTGAAGGAAAAATAGATTTTGAAGCGTTGAAAGAAAATCTGGGAGAAGAGATTGAAACAGAAAATGAAAAATATTATTTTAGTTGGAATGGAAAAGAGCAAGCTAAAAAAATAGCAAGAGATCCAAGTAAAGGAACTTTAAGACCAGCTAAAGAAGATTCTAAAGACTGGGATAATACAGAAAATTTATATATAGAAGGGGATAATTTAGAAGTTTTAAAATTATTGCAAAAATCATATTATGAACAAGTAAAAATGATATATATAGATCCTCCTTATAATACAGGGAAAGATTTTGTTTATAAAGATAATTTTAAAGATAATCTAGAAAATTACTTAAAAGTAACAGGGCAAGTAGATGAAGATGGTGATAAACAATCTACTAATAAAGAAACAGAGGGAAGATATCATTCAAATTGGCTTAATATGATGTATCCAAGATTAAAGTTAGCAAGAAATCTTTTAAGGGAAGATGGAGTAATATTTATTTCAATAGATGATAATGAAGTGCATAATTTAAGAAAAATATGTGATGAAATATTTGACGAAATAAATTTTATTGCAAAATTTATTCACAAGAATAATTCTAATAAAAACCAAGCTAATCTGGTGAGTATTTCCTGTGAATACTTTCTATGCTATGCAAAAAATAAAGATGAATTAAAAAATGTATGTTGGAGAATGGAAAAAAAGGGAGCCAAGGATATAGTTAGAATTTATGAGAAATTGAAAAAAGAAGGACTTAGTTTAGATGATATTCTTGATGAAATCAAAGAGTTATATAAAAGACCAAAATATGCTCATTTGAGTAGATGGAATAAAATAGATGAACAAGGTGTATTTATGGATGATAATCTTTCAAGGGAAGGTGGGGCAAAAGATTACACTATTATTAATTCTGAAACAAAAAAACCTTGTCCTATTCCACCAAGAGGTTGGGCTAAATCTAAAGATGAATTGGATAAACTTGTAGAAAAAAAATTAATATATTTTGGAGACCCTAAAACGCCACCAAGGATAAAATCTTATTTAACTGGTGAAGATATATCTGTTCCGGATAGTTTTTGGTATATAGATAATTCAACTGATACAAGATGGCAAAAACAAAAATTTGGTTTTTTAATTTTTGAAAATCCAAAGGCTGTTGAATTGATAAGGTTAATTGGTGAAATGCTTTCTGACAAGAGGTCAATTATTTTAGATTTCTTCTCTGGTTCAGCAACAACAGCACATGCAGTAATGAAACTTAATGCTGAAGATGGAGGAAAGAGAAAATATATAATGGTGCAATTACAAGAAGAAACAGGTGAAAAGTCAGAAGCTTTTAAAAATGGATATAAAAATATATGTGAAATAGGAAAAGAAAGAATAAGAAGAGCAGGAGAACAAGTAAAAGAAGAGGTAGAAACAGAAAATCAACAATTAAAGTTAGGAGAAGAGCCTAAAAAAGTTCCAGATATAGGATTTAAAGTATTTAAATTAGAAACATCAAATATTAAAGAATGGGATAGTGAAACAGAAGATTTAGAAACATCATTACTTGATTTTATGGATAATTTAAAATCAGATAGAACTTCTTTAGATATAGTTTATGAAGTGCTTTTAAAATATGGATTACCACTAGATTCTAAAATAAAAGACAAGGGTAAATTTTACTCAGTAGCAGGAGGAACACTTCGTATAAATTTAGATAAAGTTATAGATGATGATACTATAAAAGCTATCTGTGATGACTATAGAAAAACTTTAGAAATAGATGAAGATCATAAAACTACAGTTGTTTTAAGAGAAACTTCTTTTAGAGATTCAGTTGAAAAAACAAATAAAAAACATGAATTAGAACAAGCGGGAATAAAAGAAATAATTATAATATAA
- a CDS encoding YjcQ family protein, whose translation MVSNYMKTVYRILKIIDLSRDKEDFNFDKEFDLEKLEIDEKRFEDILETLNENGYIKGIKISRSINGASTISISSPRLTLDGMEYLEENTVMKNVYKALKEAKEWIPGL comes from the coding sequence ATGGTAAGTAATTATATGAAAACTGTTTATAGAATTTTGAAAATAATAGATCTTTCAAGGGATAAAGAAGATTTTAATTTTGATAAAGAATTTGATTTAGAAAAATTAGAGATTGATGAAAAAAGATTTGAAGATATATTAGAAACACTAAATGAAAATGGTTATATTAAAGGAATAAAAATTTCAAGAAGTATTAATGGAGCTTCAACTATAAGTATTTCAAGTCCAAGATTAACATTAGATGGAATGGAATATTTGGAAGAGAATACAGTAATGAAAAATGTATATAAAGCATTAAAAGAAGCAAAAGAATGGATTCCAGGACTATAA
- a CDS encoding DUF4391 domain-containing protein, producing MDYFGFSKEFKMDKFLPKELIYKQIDAKEVTKKLFVDNIEKIKIRSSIKEEGSNIKTYRDLESKEVYEEILFLKIELKKKGKEEKIVDIFHKIFPRQTVLELKYDNLTYLSCANKKIGKNLQTIEKIYNTGWFKEEKEKEFIESLNYRNYDLTNLKTFYESILERIKLYIEIKASKEKINIKNAIGDKLFLEKLEKINEKIDILKNQRKKETQIKQVAEIQEKLLELILERRNLVK from the coding sequence ATGGATTATTTTGGATTTTCAAAAGAATTTAAAATGGATAAATTTTTGCCAAAAGAACTGATATATAAGCAGATAGATGCAAAGGAAGTAACTAAAAAATTATTTGTTGATAATATTGAGAAGATAAAAATAAGAAGTTCTATAAAAGAAGAGGGAAGTAATATTAAAACTTATAGAGATTTGGAATCAAAAGAAGTTTATGAAGAAATACTTTTCTTAAAAATTGAGCTTAAAAAGAAGGGGAAAGAAGAAAAAATAGTAGATATTTTTCATAAGATATTTCCAAGACAAACAGTATTAGAACTTAAATATGATAATTTAACTTATCTTTCCTGTGCAAATAAAAAAATAGGAAAAAATTTGCAAACAATAGAAAAAATTTATAATACAGGTTGGTTTAAGGAAGAAAAGGAAAAGGAATTTATAGAAAGCTTAAATTATAGAAATTATGATTTAACTAATTTAAAAACTTTTTATGAAAGTATTTTAGAGAGAATAAAATTATATATTGAAATAAAAGCGAGTAAAGAAAAAATAAATATTAAAAATGCTATAGGAGATAAATTATTTTTAGAAAAATTAGAAAAAATTAATGAAAAAATAGACATATTAAAAAATCAAAGAAAAAAAGAAACTCAAATAAAACAAGTGGCAGAAATACAAGAAAAATTATTAGAGTTAATTTTAGAAAGAAGAAATTTAGTTAAATAA
- a CDS encoding helicase-related protein, translating to MEVLDNKSERVYDKLKENLQTGSKLSIISAYFTIYAYENLKKELNKIDKLRLLFSEPTFIKEKKDINREFKLSGSYERGIAGDRYEMKLKGELKQSEIAKECAEWIRKKVEIRARDEEYQLPQKMFLVENKKEEDITIFGSSDFTASGLGIVPSKKEEFNTYIKENNLTKQFINKFEAYWEDKEKVKDVKKTVLENLEQVYKENTPEFIYYITLYNIFKDYLQGLTEEEIVQTKTGFMDSIVWNKLYNFQRDGVLGIIDKLEKYNGCILADSVGLGKTFEALAVIKYYELKNKRVLVLCPKKLRDNWLTYKGNRIDNILEKDRLNYDVLNHTDLSRYHGKSGEIDLAKIYWENYDLIVIDESHNFRNNNNPSKEGKETRYSRLLEKIIKAGIKTKVLMLSATPVNNKMNDLKNQIAFATEGNDGALSNYGIKSIEQTLRKAQMAFNSWNEQIEEEKTLESLLEKLNMDYFKLLDMVTIARSRRHIQKYYDTSSIGEFPERLKPKNIKAKIDTEDNFMELKDLNKKIRMLNMAMYSPIKYVLPHKINYYNKLYDTKMKNSTFRQIDREESLVNLMRVNILKRLESSIHSFGLTVGKLLTHIDIILQKLDMADNIEEFDFEGLDLEDPRLQDYTVGSKKVKVLINDIDKLKWKSDLEYDKKILEKIIKETYKINVSRDEKLRKLKEIIREKINNPINGENKKVLVFTAYADTAKYLYENIYKALEKEGIYSAIVTGSDKPRTNLKLKFKEFNNILTNFSPRSKGRREEGKEIDLLIATDCISEGQNLQDCDYLINYDIHWNPVRIIQRFGRIDRIGSQNKIIQLCNFWPNMELDEYINLESRVTGRMVMLDMSATGEDNVIDENENSMNDLEYRKRQLKQLQDQVIDLEDINGNISITDLNFNDFKMDLVNFQKNNNQDMVNIPTGMYAIAKQNISEAEKGVIFCLKQINKDIKPSENNPLNPFFLVYIKDNGDILYNFIQSKKILDLYKKLCSGKNELYKELISNFNLETDNADDMTKFTKFLEATVENIIGKEEEKGLESLFSFGLSNIQGENKNLDDFELISFLVIK from the coding sequence ATGGAAGTTTTAGATAATAAAAGTGAAAGAGTTTATGATAAATTAAAAGAAAATTTACAAACAGGTAGCAAACTATCAATTATTTCGGCATATTTTACAATATATGCATATGAAAATTTAAAAAAAGAATTAAATAAAATAGATAAATTAAGACTTTTATTTTCTGAGCCAACATTTATAAAAGAAAAAAAAGATATAAATAGAGAGTTTAAACTTAGTGGTAGTTATGAAAGAGGAATAGCTGGAGACAGGTATGAGATGAAACTGAAAGGTGAACTTAAGCAGTCAGAAATAGCAAAAGAATGTGCTGAATGGATAAGAAAAAAAGTTGAAATTAGAGCAAGGGATGAAGAGTATCAATTGCCTCAAAAAATGTTTTTAGTAGAGAATAAAAAGGAAGAGGATATTACTATTTTTGGAAGCTCTGATTTTACAGCAAGTGGATTAGGGATAGTTCCATCTAAAAAAGAGGAATTTAATACATATATCAAAGAAAATAATTTAACTAAACAATTCATTAATAAATTTGAAGCTTATTGGGAAGATAAAGAAAAAGTAAAAGATGTAAAAAAAACAGTTTTAGAAAATTTAGAGCAAGTATATAAAGAAAATACTCCAGAATTTATATATTATATAACTTTATATAATATATTTAAGGACTATTTACAAGGATTAACAGAAGAAGAAATAGTTCAAACTAAAACAGGTTTTATGGATAGTATTGTATGGAATAAATTATATAATTTTCAAAGAGATGGAGTTCTTGGGATTATAGATAAACTAGAAAAATATAATGGATGTATTTTAGCTGATAGTGTTGGATTAGGGAAAACTTTTGAAGCTCTAGCTGTAATTAAATATTACGAATTAAAAAATAAAAGAGTTTTAGTTTTATGTCCTAAAAAATTAAGAGATAACTGGCTAACTTATAAAGGAAATAGAATAGATAATATATTAGAAAAAGATAGATTAAACTACGATGTTTTAAATCATACAGATTTGTCTAGATATCATGGTAAAAGTGGTGAAATTGATTTAGCTAAAATTTACTGGGAAAATTATGATTTGATTGTAATTGATGAATCTCATAATTTTAGAAATAATAATAATCCAAGTAAAGAAGGAAAAGAGACAAGATACTCTAGACTTTTAGAAAAGATAATTAAAGCAGGAATAAAAACAAAAGTCCTTATGCTTTCAGCTACTCCTGTGAATAATAAAATGAATGATTTAAAAAATCAAATAGCTTTTGCAACAGAAGGAAATGACGGAGCACTATCTAATTATGGAATAAAAAGTATAGAACAAACTCTAAGAAAGGCTCAAATGGCTTTTAATAGTTGGAATGAACAAATAGAAGAAGAAAAAACTTTAGAATCTTTACTTGAAAAATTAAATATGGATTATTTTAAGTTACTAGATATGGTCACTATAGCTAGATCTAGAAGACATATTCAAAAATATTATGATACTTCTAGTATAGGTGAATTTCCAGAAAGATTAAAGCCTAAAAATATAAAAGCTAAAATAGATACAGAAGATAATTTTATGGAATTAAAAGATTTGAATAAAAAAATAAGAATGCTAAATATGGCTATGTATTCTCCGATAAAATATGTTTTGCCTCATAAAATAAATTATTATAATAAACTTTATGATACTAAAATGAAAAATTCTACTTTTAGACAAATAGATAGAGAAGAAAGTTTGGTTAATTTAATGAGAGTAAATATATTAAAAAGATTGGAAAGTTCAATTCATTCTTTTGGGCTTACTGTTGGGAAATTATTAACTCATATTGATATTATTTTACAGAAATTAGATATGGCTGATAATATAGAAGAATTTGATTTTGAAGGCTTAGATTTAGAAGATCCAAGACTTCAAGATTATACAGTGGGAAGTAAAAAAGTAAAAGTTTTAATTAATGATATTGATAAATTGAAGTGGAAAAGTGATTTAGAATATGACAAAAAAATATTAGAGAAAATTATAAAAGAAACATATAAAATAAATGTTTCTCGTGATGAAAAATTAAGAAAATTAAAAGAAATTATAAGAGAAAAAATTAATAATCCAATTAATGGAGAAAATAAAAAAGTTTTAGTTTTTACAGCTTACGCAGATACAGCTAAATATTTGTATGAAAATATTTATAAAGCTTTGGAGAAAGAAGGGATATATTCAGCTATTGTAACTGGTAGTGATAAACCTAGAACAAACTTAAAATTAAAATTTAAAGAATTTAATAATATATTAACTAATTTTTCTCCTAGATCAAAGGGAAGACGAGAAGAGGGGAAAGAAATAGATTTGTTAATAGCAACAGATTGTATATCTGAAGGTCAGAATTTACAAGATTGTGACTATTTAATTAATTATGATATTCATTGGAATCCTGTAAGAATTATTCAGAGATTTGGAAGAATAGATAGAATAGGTTCTCAAAATAAAATAATTCAGTTATGTAATTTTTGGCCAAATATGGAGCTAGATGAATATATTAATCTAGAATCAAGAGTTACAGGTAGGATGGTAATGCTTGATATGTCTGCAACAGGTGAAGATAATGTTATAGATGAAAATGAAAATTCTATGAATGATTTAGAATACAGAAAAAGACAATTAAAACAATTACAAGATCAAGTAATAGATTTAGAGGATATAAATGGAAATATATCTATTACAGATCTAAATTTTAATGATTTTAAAATGGATTTAGTTAATTTTCAGAAGAATAATAATCAAGATATGGTGAATATACCTACAGGAATGTATGCTATAGCTAAGCAAAATATATCTGAAGCTGAAAAAGGAGTTATATTTTGTCTAAAACAAATAAATAAAGATATAAAACCTAGTGAAAATAATCCATTGAATCCATTCTTTTTAGTATACATTAAAGATAATGGAGATATATTATATAACTTTATTCAAAGCAAAAAAATATTAGATTTATATAAGAAATTATGTAGTGGTAAAAATGAACTTTATAAAGAATTAATAAGTAATTTTAACTTAGAAACAGATAACGCTGATGATATGACAAAATTTACAAAATTCTTAGAAGCTACAGTTGAAAATATAATAGGAAAAGAAGAAGAAAAAGGGTTAGAAAGTTTGTTTTCTTTTGGATTAAGTAACATTCAAGGAGAAAATAAAAATTTAGATGATTTTGAGTTAATATCATTTTTAGTTATTAAGTAG
- a CDS encoding DEAD/DEAH box helicase family protein: MKIKFENNLKYQEEAIKSITDIFKGQETCNTMFSIMKKQGVQYTNGIEAFSNGIGNKISLLPEEILENLNNIQERNGLSKTKKISPSDYNFTVEMETGTGKTYVYLRTILELNKLYGFLKFIIVVPSIAIKEGVFKTLEITREHFSELYNNVTYDYFTYDSKRVSNIINFAQSNNIQIMIINRDSFNKESNILNKSSDSSEAIGYERPMEFIKETNPIVIVDEPQNMESEKSKMALSNLNPICTLRYSATHKKKYNYVYKLNSIDAYEKQLVKQIEVATVGITETNNTDYIKLLSVNLNKKTGMISAKLEMDVKSGKKVSRKEVKVIKGEDLSQKAKRSIYDGYEVIDISVKSGDEWIDLGKVKLKLDQVNGGLEPDIIKRLQIRRTVQEHLDKQLRLKSQGIKVLSLFFVDKVANYRIYDEEGNPHKGKYAKIFEEEYRKLLETGKYNDILDGAFSIKERAEIVHDGYFSKDKKRNKKTGKDYYEEKDTKGNTASDNETFNKIMKEKEKLLSFKEPLSFIFSHSALKEGWDNPNVFQICTLVETKSEMSKRQKIGRGLRIAVNQNGERVKGFEVNTLTVMANESYEEFADGLQNEIGKEENVSFGIIEEFIFSNIVIEIKNGKEVYLGHEKSKELYNHLIANDYINEKGVPEDKLKTALKTDTFEVPKEFESFKETIAKKIKSSVGKLTIKDADKKVKVKINKEVFLSEEFKELWDKVKYRTTYFVDFDEEKLIKKCVEGLDEEIYISKVKETYSKVKLKLEKSGVNLGQISGVEEELKHIDYNYRLPDILSYLQNETNLTRKAIVKILTTSKTLNAFKKNPQLYLEQATDIIKRIMKSFVVDGIKYEKLGESEYYCQELFEDKELIGYLKTQANENGNLIESKKSPYNYVVYDSSTIENPFVVDMEKSENVKFYAKLPSWFKIDTPLGSYNPDWVVLLNEDLSEKLYFVIETKGTNYISELRIDEQNKIKCARKHFEALGTGVEYKAPIKSLGSFFDKI; encoded by the coding sequence TTGAAAATAAAATTTGAAAATAATTTAAAATATCAAGAGGAAGCAATAAAGTCTATAACTGATATTTTTAAAGGACAAGAAACTTGTAATACAATGTTTAGTATTATGAAAAAACAAGGAGTGCAGTACACTAATGGAATTGAAGCTTTTAGTAATGGTATTGGAAATAAAATATCTTTGCTTCCAGAAGAAATTTTAGAAAATTTAAATAATATCCAAGAAAGAAATGGACTTTCAAAAACTAAAAAAATATCACCTTCTGACTATAATTTTACAGTTGAAATGGAAACAGGAACAGGGAAAACTTATGTTTATTTAAGAACTATCCTAGAATTAAATAAGTTATATGGATTTTTAAAATTTATAATTGTAGTTCCTTCAATAGCTATAAAAGAAGGAGTATTTAAAACGTTAGAAATAACAAGAGAACATTTTTCAGAACTTTACAATAATGTTACTTATGACTATTTCACTTATGATTCTAAAAGGGTTTCAAATATTATTAATTTTGCTCAAAGTAATAATATTCAAATAATGATAATAAATAGAGATTCATTCAATAAAGAAAGTAATATATTAAATAAGTCAAGTGATAGTTCAGAAGCTATTGGTTATGAAAGACCTATGGAATTTATTAAAGAAACTAATCCAATAGTAATAGTGGATGAGCCTCAAAATATGGAAAGTGAAAAATCTAAAATGGCTCTTAGTAATCTAAATCCAATATGCACTTTAAGATATTCAGCAACACATAAAAAGAAATATAATTATGTATATAAATTGAATTCTATTGATGCTTATGAGAAGCAATTAGTAAAACAAATAGAGGTTGCTACTGTAGGAATAACAGAAACTAATAATACAGATTATATAAAGTTATTAAGTGTAAATTTAAATAAAAAAACTGGAATGATCAGTGCTAAGCTAGAAATGGATGTTAAATCTGGTAAAAAAGTTTCAAGAAAAGAAGTGAAAGTAATAAAAGGAGAAGATCTATCACAAAAAGCTAAAAGAAGCATATATGATGGTTATGAAGTTATAGATATTTCTGTTAAATCTGGTGATGAATGGATAGATTTAGGAAAAGTAAAATTAAAGTTAGATCAAGTTAATGGTGGTTTAGAACCAGATATAATAAAAAGACTTCAAATAAGAAGAACAGTCCAAGAACATTTAGACAAACAATTAAGACTAAAATCTCAAGGGATAAAAGTTTTATCTTTATTTTTTGTAGATAAAGTTGCAAATTATAGAATTTATGATGAAGAAGGAAATCCTCATAAGGGTAAGTATGCTAAAATATTTGAAGAAGAATATAGAAAATTATTAGAAACAGGAAAATACAATGATATTTTAGATGGGGCTTTTTCAATAAAAGAAAGAGCTGAAATAGTTCACGATGGTTATTTCTCAAAAGATAAAAAAAGAAATAAAAAAACAGGAAAAGATTATTATGAGGAAAAAGATACCAAAGGAAACACTGCTTCAGATAATGAAACATTTAATAAAATAATGAAAGAAAAAGAAAAATTATTAAGTTTTAAAGAACCACTTTCTTTTATATTTTCACATTCAGCTTTAAAAGAGGGTTGGGATAATCCAAATGTATTTCAAATTTGTACTTTAGTTGAAACAAAATCAGAAATGAGTAAAAGACAAAAGATAGGGAGAGGTCTTAGAATAGCTGTAAATCAAAATGGTGAAAGAGTAAAAGGATTTGAAGTTAATACATTAACAGTTATGGCTAATGAATCTTATGAAGAATTTGCAGATGGGTTACAAAATGAAATAGGAAAAGAAGAGAATGTTAGTTTTGGAATAATAGAGGAATTTATATTTTCTAATATTGTTATAGAAATAAAGAATGGAAAAGAAGTTTATTTGGGACATGAAAAATCTAAAGAGCTATATAATCATTTAATAGCTAATGATTATATAAATGAAAAGGGAGTTCCTGAAGATAAGTTAAAAACAGCTTTAAAAACAGATACATTTGAAGTTCCAAAAGAATTTGAAAGTTTTAAAGAAACAATAGCAAAGAAAATAAAATCTTCAGTAGGTAAATTAACAATAAAAGATGCTGATAAAAAAGTGAAAGTTAAAATAAATAAGGAAGTTTTCTTAAGTGAAGAGTTCAAAGAATTATGGGATAAGGTTAAATATAGAACTACTTATTTTGTTGATTTTGATGAAGAAAAATTGATAAAAAAATGTGTTGAGGGCTTAGATGAAGAAATTTATATATCAAAAGTTAAAGAAACTTATTCTAAAGTAAAACTAAAACTTGAAAAATCAGGAGTAAATTTAGGACAAATTTCAGGGGTAGAAGAAGAGTTGAAACATATAGACTATAATTATAGATTACCAGATATTCTTTCATATTTGCAAAATGAGACTAATTTAACAAGAAAAGCAATCGTTAAGATTTTAACAACAAGTAAAACTTTAAATGCCTTTAAAAAGAATCCTCAACTTTATTTAGAACAAGCAACAGATATTATAAAAAGAATAATGAAAAGTTTTGTTGTAGATGGAATAAAATATGAAAAACTAGGAGAAAGTGAATATTATTGCCAAGAATTATTTGAAGATAAAGAATTAATTGGATATTTGAAAACGCAAGCTAATGAAAACGGAAATTTAATAGAAAGTAAAAAATCTCCTTATAATTATGTGGTTTATGATTCTAGTACAATAGAAAATCCTTTTGTAGTGGATATGGAAAAATCAGAGAATGTTAAGTTTTATGCAAAGCTTCCCTCTTGGTTTAAGATAGATACTCCTTTAGGTTCTTATAATCCAGATTGGGTAGTACTTTTAAATGAAGATTTATCAGAAAAATTATATTTTGTAATAGAGACAAAGGGAACTAATTATATATCAGAATTAAGAATAGATGAACAGAATAAAATTAAATGTGCGAGAAAACATTTTGAAGCTTTAGGTACAGGAGTAGAATATAAGGCTCCAATAAAAAGTTTAGGAAGTTTTTTTGATAAAATTTAA
- a CDS encoding GIY-YIG nuclease family protein, protein MAYGKTIKIFLMDGESSGKASCELSNWMGRVFRIPRNLVNKSNIKEIALTGVYFLIGYDEETNKKSVYIGEAENIEERLKQHLKEKDFWTECLFVISDRNNLNKAHIKYLENSFYNLAIKSNQYKVINKNEPSKSSISDAEEAEMVEFIDNTKILINTLGYKAFEPLVSEEKLEKETEEILYLNYKNIKAKALMTSEGFVLLKGSQIIEEVKDYIPNGYKALRIKYKDKIKNLETIEDLLFNSPSAAAVFVTGKNQNGPKMWKNKDGKTLKELEEN, encoded by the coding sequence ATGGCTTATGGGAAAACTATAAAGATATTTTTAATGGATGGGGAATCTAGTGGAAAAGCTTCTTGTGAATTATCAAATTGGATGGGAAGAGTCTTTAGGATACCTAGAAATTTAGTGAATAAATCAAATATAAAAGAAATAGCTTTAACAGGAGTCTACTTTTTAATAGGTTATGATGAAGAAACTAATAAGAAAAGTGTATATATAGGAGAAGCTGAAAATATAGAAGAAAGATTGAAACAGCATCTTAAAGAAAAAGATTTTTGGACAGAATGTTTATTTGTTATAAGCGATAGAAATAATTTGAATAAAGCTCATATAAAATATTTAGAAAATTCTTTTTATAATTTAGCAATAAAGTCAAATCAATATAAAGTTATAAATAAAAATGAACCGTCAAAATCATCAATATCTGATGCTGAAGAAGCTGAAATGGTTGAATTTATAGATAATACAAAAATTTTAATTAATACTTTAGGTTATAAAGCTTTTGAACCTTTAGTTTCTGAAGAAAAATTAGAAAAAGAAACTGAAGAAATTTTGTATTTAAATTATAAAAATATAAAAGCTAAGGCATTAATGACTAGTGAAGGATTTGTTTTATTAAAAGGAAGCCAAATTATAGAAGAAGTGAAAGACTATATTCCAAATGGATATAAAGCTCTTAGAATAAAATATAAAGATAAAATTAAAAATTTAGAAACTATAGAAGATCTACTTTTTAATAGTCCTAGTGCAGCAGCAGTTTTTGTAACTGGTAAAAATCAAAATGGACCTAAAATGTGGAAAAATAAAGATGGGAAAACATTGAAAGAATTGGAAGAAAATTAA